From Rhodothermales bacterium, one genomic window encodes:
- a CDS encoding ATP-dependent Clp protease proteolytic subunit — protein sequence MEEKDVEKISNSLTNRLFENRTIILSGEINQRRASSVVAQLIGMAASSDDDITLFINSQGGHVESGDTIHDMIRFIRPRVRIIGTGWVASAGALIFVAVPVEDRFCLPNTRFLLHQPAGGAGGTASDIEIEAEEILKMRHRLNQIFARQTKQPLERIEKDTNRNFWLSAEEAKAYGLVGHIVESIDDVLKVK from the coding sequence ATGGAAGAAAAAGACGTCGAAAAAATCTCCAACAGCCTTACGAATCGGCTTTTTGAAAACCGCACGATCATCCTGAGCGGGGAGATCAACCAGCGCCGCGCCTCGAGCGTGGTGGCGCAGTTGATCGGGATGGCGGCCTCGTCGGACGACGACATCACGCTTTTCATCAACTCACAGGGCGGGCACGTGGAATCGGGCGATACGATCCACGACATGATCCGCTTCATTCGCCCGCGTGTCCGCATCATCGGCACGGGATGGGTCGCGAGCGCGGGCGCGCTTATTTTTGTCGCGGTGCCGGTTGAGGATCGTTTCTGTCTGCCGAATACGCGGTTTCTGTTGCACCAGCCAGCCGGCGGCGCCGGGGGCACGGCCAGCGACATCGAGATCGAGGCGGAAGAGATCCTCAAGATGCGGCATCGCCTGAACCAGATTTTCGCGCGGCAAACGAAGCAGCCGCTCGAGCGCATCGAAAAAGACACCAACCGCAATTTCTGGCTGTCCGCCGAAGAAGCGAAAGCGTATGGACTCGTGGGTCACATCGTCGAGTCGATCGACGACGTGCTGAAAGTAAAATAA
- a CDS encoding D-aminoacylase, which yields MERLLLTLWGVLFVCAVAACEPPAEYDLVLRGGILYDGLGNAPVVGDIAVQHDTIAAMGDLGSARGRRELDVSGLAVAPGFINMLSWATETLLVDGRSQSDIRQGVTLEVFGEGVSMGPLNASMRQEAIRDLVDMFESRQIMMDRLSLQTDSAGEPILPWQTLAEYLDYLTERGIAPNVASFVGATTVRVHEVGYEDRPPTDEELGRMRDLVDRAMREGALGVGSSLIYTPAFFASTSELIELAKVAARHGGMYISHMRSEGNRLQESVDELITIAREAGIRAEIYHLKAAGQQNWGKLDAVIDQIESARAQGLAITADMYTYTAGATGLDAAMPPWVQEGGYDAWRARLRDPAIRRRVAEEMRTPTDAWENLMLSAGPEGTLLVGFRNPKLRFMTGMTLAQIAEERGVTPEEAAMDLVIDDSSRVSTVYFLMSEENIRRQIALPWVAFDSDAGSMAPEGVFLKSNPHPRAYGNFARLLGRYVREEKVIPLQEAIRRLTSFPAENLRIEQRGRLSPGFFADLVVFDPVSITDHATFEAPHQYATGVQHVFVNGTQVLSYGEHTGALPGRVVRGPGYQP from the coding sequence ATGGAAAGACTTCTCCTGACGCTTTGGGGCGTTCTGTTCGTTTGCGCCGTCGCGGCGTGCGAGCCCCCGGCGGAATACGATCTGGTTTTGCGCGGCGGTATCCTCTACGACGGGCTCGGCAACGCACCGGTCGTAGGCGATATCGCCGTTCAGCACGACACCATCGCCGCGATGGGCGACCTGGGAAGCGCCCGGGGCCGGCGGGAACTGGACGTGAGCGGCCTGGCCGTGGCGCCCGGCTTCATCAACATGCTGAGCTGGGCGACCGAGACGTTGCTCGTCGACGGCCGATCGCAGAGCGATATTCGCCAGGGCGTCACGCTGGAAGTGTTTGGCGAAGGCGTTTCGATGGGTCCGCTGAACGCATCGATGCGCCAGGAGGCGATTCGGGATCTGGTGGATATGTTCGAATCCCGCCAGATCATGATGGACCGGCTGAGCCTCCAGACGGATTCGGCCGGCGAACCGATCTTGCCGTGGCAAACGCTCGCGGAATACCTCGATTACCTGACGGAACGCGGCATCGCACCCAACGTGGCGTCTTTTGTCGGGGCAACGACGGTGCGGGTGCATGAAGTCGGCTACGAGGATCGCCCGCCCACGGACGAGGAGCTTGGCCGCATGCGCGATCTCGTCGATCGCGCCATGCGCGAGGGTGCGCTCGGCGTCGGTTCGTCCCTGATCTACACGCCGGCTTTTTTCGCCTCCACCTCCGAGCTGATCGAACTGGCCAAGGTGGCCGCGCGTCACGGGGGGATGTACATCTCGCACATGCGCAGCGAGGGAAACCGGTTGCAGGAGTCGGTCGACGAACTCATCACGATCGCCCGCGAGGCCGGCATACGGGCCGAGATTTATCACCTCAAGGCGGCGGGACAGCAGAACTGGGGCAAGCTGGACGCGGTGATCGACCAGATCGAATCGGCCCGGGCGCAGGGCCTGGCGATTACGGCCGACATGTACACCTACACGGCCGGCGCGACCGGCCTCGACGCCGCGATGCCCCCCTGGGTACAGGAAGGCGGGTACGATGCGTGGCGTGCCCGGCTGCGGGATCCGGCGATCCGCCGGCGTGTCGCCGAGGAAATGCGGACGCCTACCGATGCGTGGGAGAATCTGATGCTTTCAGCGGGGCCCGAAGGTACGCTGCTCGTCGGTTTCCGCAATCCCAAGCTCCGGTTCATGACCGGGATGACCCTGGCGCAGATCGCTGAGGAGCGCGGCGTTACCCCCGAGGAAGCCGCCATGGATCTGGTCATCGACGACAGCAGTCGCGTCAGCACCGTATACTTCCTGATGTCGGAGGAAAACATCCGCCGCCAGATCGCACTGCCCTGGGTCGCATTCGACTCCGACGCCGGCTCGATGGCCCCGGAAGGCGTCTTCCTCAAATCGAATCCCCATCCCCGCGCCTACGGGAATTTCGCCCGATTGCTCGGGCGCTACGTGCGCGAGGAGAAGGTCATTCCGCTTCAGGAAGCGATCCGACGCCTCACCTCGTTTCCCGCAGAAAACCTGCGCATCGAACAGCGTGGGCGGCTCTCGCCGGGTTTTTTCGCGGATCTCGTCGTCTTCGACCCGGTTTCCATTACCGATCACGCGACGTTCGAAGCGCCGCATCAGTACGCGACGGGGGTGCAGCACGTTTTTGTAAACGGCACCCAGGTGCTTTCTTACGGTGAACATACGGGGGCCTTGCCGGGGCGCGTCGTGCGTGGCCCCGGGTACCAACCCTGA
- the ppk2 gene encoding polyphosphate kinase 2: MSSKRSSKHDPSAERPGSRNGQHHAKRKTGEKQPRAVSRGDTAPSLTESGIEQYVVSESVQAAQEAKIAAVRDVISGVPPHDINTLTKVLTAILDGTSTDDAELVRNALLRRPMVSEGKSEIKPDEVLSPDWLKGGYPYKNLMSRKSYEKQKYQLQVELLKMQSWVKKTGQRVVILFEGRDAAGKGGAIKRFMEHLNPRGARVVALEKPNEVERGQWYFQRYVQHLPTAGEIVMFDRSWYNRAGVERVMGFCSQEEYTEFMRQAPEFERNLARSGTHLIKFWFSVSREEQRRRFKHRNVHPLKQWKLSPIDLASLDKWDDYTKAKEAMFFYTDTADAPWTVVKSDCKKRARLNAMRFVLHAMPYPDKKQDVIGSIDPLLVGRANYVFERGERGMNP; the protein is encoded by the coding sequence ATGAGTTCAAAACGATCCAGCAAACACGATCCCTCCGCTGAACGCCCGGGCAGCCGCAACGGCCAGCATCACGCCAAACGCAAGACCGGGGAGAAGCAACCTCGCGCCGTTTCGCGCGGCGACACGGCCCCGAGCCTGACCGAAAGCGGGATCGAACAGTATGTCGTGTCCGAATCCGTCCAGGCCGCGCAGGAAGCCAAAATTGCCGCGGTGCGCGACGTCATCAGCGGCGTCCCTCCGCACGACATCAACACCCTGACCAAGGTGTTGACCGCTATTCTCGACGGGACCTCAACCGACGACGCGGAGCTGGTTCGTAACGCCCTGCTCAGGCGTCCGATGGTGAGCGAGGGAAAGAGCGAGATCAAACCCGACGAGGTGCTGTCGCCGGATTGGCTCAAGGGCGGGTATCCCTACAAGAACCTGATGTCCCGGAAGAGCTACGAGAAGCAAAAGTACCAGCTCCAGGTGGAGTTGCTCAAGATGCAATCGTGGGTGAAGAAGACCGGGCAGCGCGTGGTCATCCTGTTTGAGGGCCGGGACGCCGCCGGCAAGGGCGGGGCGATCAAGCGGTTCATGGAGCACCTGAATCCGCGCGGCGCCCGCGTGGTGGCCCTGGAAAAACCGAATGAAGTAGAACGGGGGCAGTGGTATTTCCAGCGGTACGTGCAGCACCTCCCGACGGCCGGCGAGATCGTCATGTTCGACCGGTCCTGGTACAACCGGGCCGGCGTGGAGCGAGTGATGGGATTCTGCTCGCAGGAAGAATACACCGAGTTTATGCGGCAGGCGCCCGAATTCGAACGCAATCTGGCGCGCAGCGGGACGCATCTGATCAAGTTCTGGTTCTCCGTGAGCCGTGAGGAGCAGCGCCGGCGGTTCAAGCATCGCAACGTGCATCCGCTGAAACAGTGGAAACTGTCGCCCATCGATCTGGCATCACTTGACAAGTGGGACGACTACACGAAGGCCAAGGAGGCCATGTTTTTCTACACCGACACGGCCGACGCGCCCTGGACGGTCGTCAAATCCGATTGCAAAAAGCGGGCTCGGCTCAACGCCATGCGCTTTGTACTGCACGCCATGCCGTACCCCGACAAGAAGCAGGATGTCATCGGTTCGATCGATCCCCTGCTCGTCGGTCGCGCAAATTACGTGTTCGAGCGGGGGGAACGGGGAATGAACCCGTAG
- a CDS encoding vitamin B12-dependent ribonucleotide reductase, which yields MSVRKTLSATESKTLSGTDSLKKGLAITRAFTRAGEDPFDSVVFERRDATIKNHKGGVIFEQKDVEFPVSWSQLATNVVASKYFYGDVKAAGEPGEGGRERSLKHLVHRVTRTIADWGAAQGYFATPEDAEAFYAEMTWLCVNQYVAFNSPVWFNVGLHHQYGIRDTGNKKIYAWDEKAGRIVEADPYERPQASACFIISVDDSIDDIWQLMSESARLFKYGSGVGADWSKLRSTREKLSGGGQPSGPVSFMRVQDATGGTIKSGGKTRRAAIMQTLKVWHPDILEFVTAKQEEERKAWALIEEGYDGSFNGPAYGSVAFQNVNQSVRSTDEFMQAAVDGDAFWLRTAKGGEPVEHVDARDLLYKIAEGTHVCGDPGMQYEDTIQRWHTVKNSGPINSSNPCSEYMHVDNSACNLASLNLRKFQNEDGSFDVERFRAATRVTITAMEILVDNAGYPSEIIAKNSHDFRPLGLGFANLGALLMAMGLPYDSDEGRSVAGAIMAIEHGEAYARSAEIAANEKIGPFPGYALNREPMLDVMRMHRDAVQDIHPSCPDYLLHAAKETMDRCYALGEKFGYRNAQATVLAPTGTIAFMMDCDTTGIEPDIALVKYKLLAGKGDGMLKIVNQTVGTALKRLGYTELERDAILAFVEKNDTIEGAPGLKEEHLAVFDCAFKPFNGKRFIQHTGHIKMMAACQPFISGAISKTVNLPEDCTIEDIMDAYVEGWKLGLKAVAIYRENSKRSQPLSTSKGGNTKGKESAGTSGDGAMRAPEIVERIIEKETVVYKPIRKRLPDERPSVTHKFSIAGHEGYLHIGLYPDTRMPGEIFITMAKQGSTISGLMDAFATAISIALQYGVPLEDLCTKFSHTRFEPSGFTNNKQIPIAKSIMDYIFRYLAIKFLGTVREEESYMNPMRAVADEVERIGPAEDETQMALEFDEPDPLVGGTVEAFLSGSRTDASQGALSKKQATFQNQEDAPPCAVCGTITVRAGACYSCPSCGASNGCG from the coding sequence ATGTCTGTACGAAAAACGCTGTCAGCTACTGAAAGCAAAACTCTGTCCGGTACCGATTCTCTCAAGAAAGGTCTCGCGATCACCCGCGCCTTCACGCGCGCCGGCGAAGACCCCTTCGATTCTGTCGTGTTCGAACGTCGCGATGCGACGATCAAGAACCATAAAGGCGGCGTCATCTTCGAACAGAAGGACGTCGAGTTCCCGGTTTCCTGGAGCCAGCTGGCGACCAATGTGGTGGCCAGCAAGTATTTTTATGGCGACGTCAAGGCGGCCGGCGAACCGGGCGAAGGCGGCCGCGAGCGCTCGCTGAAGCACCTCGTGCACCGCGTGACGCGCACCATCGCCGATTGGGGCGCCGCCCAGGGGTATTTCGCTACGCCGGAAGACGCCGAGGCCTTTTATGCCGAAATGACCTGGCTGTGCGTGAACCAGTACGTGGCGTTCAACTCGCCCGTCTGGTTCAACGTGGGCCTGCATCACCAGTACGGCATCCGCGATACCGGCAATAAGAAAATCTACGCGTGGGACGAAAAGGCCGGCCGGATCGTCGAGGCCGACCCGTATGAACGCCCCCAGGCGTCGGCCTGCTTCATTATCTCGGTCGACGACTCGATCGACGATATCTGGCAGCTGATGAGCGAAAGCGCCCGCCTCTTTAAATACGGCTCGGGCGTCGGCGCCGACTGGTCGAAGCTGCGCTCCACCCGCGAGAAACTCTCGGGCGGCGGCCAGCCTTCGGGCCCCGTGTCGTTCATGCGCGTGCAGGACGCCACCGGCGGCACGATCAAGAGCGGCGGCAAAACGCGCCGGGCCGCGATCATGCAGACGCTCAAGGTCTGGCATCCGGACATCCTGGAGTTCGTGACCGCGAAGCAGGAAGAAGAGCGGAAGGCTTGGGCGCTCATCGAGGAAGGCTACGATGGCTCCTTTAATGGGCCGGCGTACGGATCCGTCGCGTTCCAGAACGTGAACCAGTCCGTCCGCTCCACCGACGAATTCATGCAGGCGGCCGTCGACGGCGACGCCTTCTGGCTGCGCACCGCCAAGGGCGGCGAGCCCGTCGAGCACGTGGACGCCCGGGATCTGCTCTACAAGATTGCCGAAGGCACCCATGTTTGCGGCGACCCCGGCATGCAGTACGAGGACACGATCCAGCGCTGGCACACGGTCAAGAACTCCGGACCGATCAACAGCAGCAACCCGTGCAGCGAATACATGCACGTGGACAACTCGGCCTGCAACCTGGCGTCCCTCAACCTGCGCAAGTTCCAGAACGAGGATGGCAGCTTCGACGTCGAGCGCTTCCGCGCCGCGACGCGTGTCACCATCACCGCGATGGAGATCCTGGTCGATAACGCCGGCTACCCGTCGGAAATCATCGCCAAGAACTCGCACGACTTCCGCCCGCTCGGGCTCGGATTCGCCAACCTCGGCGCCCTGCTCATGGCGATGGGCCTGCCCTACGACAGCGACGAAGGGCGCTCCGTGGCCGGCGCCATCATGGCGATCGAACACGGCGAGGCCTACGCCCGCAGCGCCGAAATCGCCGCGAACGAAAAAATCGGCCCGTTCCCGGGCTATGCACTGAACCGCGAGCCCATGCTCGATGTCATGCGCATGCACCGCGATGCCGTGCAGGACATCCATCCGAGCTGCCCGGACTATCTCCTCCACGCTGCGAAGGAGACCATGGACCGCTGCTATGCCCTGGGCGAAAAATTCGGTTACCGGAACGCGCAGGCCACCGTCCTGGCGCCGACGGGCACCATCGCCTTCATGATGGACTGCGATACGACGGGCATCGAACCGGATATCGCGCTGGTGAAGTACAAGCTCCTCGCCGGCAAAGGCGACGGCATGCTCAAGATCGTCAACCAGACGGTCGGCACCGCGCTCAAACGCCTGGGCTACACGGAACTCGAGCGCGACGCGATCCTGGCCTTCGTCGAGAAGAACGATACCATCGAGGGCGCTCCCGGTCTGAAAGAGGAACACCTCGCCGTGTTCGATTGCGCCTTCAAGCCGTTTAACGGCAAGCGGTTCATCCAGCACACGGGCCACATCAAAATGATGGCGGCCTGCCAGCCCTTCATCTCGGGGGCCATCAGCAAGACGGTGAACCTGCCGGAAGACTGCACCATCGAAGACATCATGGATGCGTACGTCGAAGGCTGGAAGCTCGGCCTGAAGGCGGTCGCCATCTACCGGGAAAACTCGAAACGCAGCCAGCCGCTGTCGACCTCCAAGGGCGGCAACACCAAAGGCAAGGAATCGGCCGGCACCTCGGGCGACGGCGCCATGCGGGCGCCGGAAATCGTGGAGCGCATCATCGAGAAGGAAACCGTCGTCTACAAGCCGATCCGCAAGCGGCTGCCCGACGAACGCCCCTCGGTGACGCACAAGTTCTCCATCGCCGGCCACGAAGGCTACCTCCACATCGGGCTCTATCCCGATACCCGCATGCCGGGTGAGATTTTCATCACGATGGCCAAACAGGGATCGACGATCTCCGGCCTGATGGATGCCTTCGCAACGGCCATCTCGATCGCACTCCAGTATGGCGTGCCGCTCGAAGACCTGTGCACCAAGTTCAGCCACACACGCTTCGAGCCCAGCGGCTTTACGAACAACAAGCAGATACCGATCGCGAAGTCGATCATGGACTACATCTTCCGCTACCTGGCGATCAAGTTCCTCGGAACGGTCAGGGAAGAAGAGTCCTACATGAACCCGATGCGCGCCGTCGCCGACGAAGTGGAACGCATCGGACCGGCGGAAGATGAAACCCAGATGGCCCTGGAATTCGACGAGCCCGATCCGCTCGTCGGCGGCACCGTGGAAGCTTTTCTGAGCGGTTCACGGACCGATGCCTCCCAGGGCGCGCTATCTAAGAAGCAAGCCACCTTCCAGAATCAGGAAGATGCGCCACCGTGCGCGGTGTGCGGAACGATCACCGTACGCGCCGGCGCTTGCTACTCATGCCCCTCGTGCGGGGCATCTAACGGATGTGGATGA
- a CDS encoding PAS domain-containing methyl-accepting chemotaxis protein: MLNIFSSSRQKETDARLAAALGQIEAINRSQAIIEFEVDGTIISANENFLKTIGYRLEEIRGKHHRMFVDAAYASSPEYTTFWERLRSGEFHAGEFRRVKNGGGELWLQASYNPILGADGKPYKVIKFAYDITQQKQEAAYFRSQVEAIGRSQAVIEFNLDGTIVKANDNFLTAMGYRLDEIAGKHHRIFVDAAYAGSPEYREFWAKLERGEYHAGKFLRYKKDGSEIWLQATYNPVMGPDGRPTKVIKFATDITEQMAQMNLRQEVANMLNMIEGVAQASKGISDSTTQLASSAQQQSVQSQEVAAAVEEMASTIVDNAKTSTRASDVASANGQAAREGADVVKQTINKIREIANMVGATSTIVEQLGASSQQIGEIVQVIDDIANQTNLLALNAAIEAARAGEQGKGFAVVADEVRKLAERTTGATKQIEGMIKSIQSQTKEAVVSMQKGKQEVESGITLADHAGSALQQIVTGTGDTVDMIAQIAAASEEQSSTSAQIAHSVEVISAVSGESAVAIGSIANAANDLSRLTEDLRQQVLRLDKDDKQDDKKKAPAAPAKKNAGYLVN; this comes from the coding sequence ATGCTCAACATCTTTTCATCCTCCCGGCAAAAAGAGACCGATGCGCGTCTCGCGGCTGCCCTCGGCCAGATCGAAGCGATCAACCGCTCGCAAGCAATCATTGAATTTGAGGTCGATGGCACGATCATCTCCGCCAATGAGAATTTCCTGAAGACCATAGGCTATCGCCTCGAAGAAATCCGGGGTAAACACCACCGGATGTTTGTCGATGCCGCGTATGCCTCCAGCCCGGAATACACGACGTTCTGGGAACGGCTGCGGAGTGGCGAGTTCCACGCCGGCGAATTCCGGCGCGTGAAAAACGGCGGCGGTGAGCTGTGGCTTCAGGCCAGCTACAATCCGATCCTCGGCGCGGATGGCAAACCCTACAAGGTCATCAAGTTTGCGTACGACATTACCCAGCAGAAACAGGAAGCGGCCTACTTCCGGAGCCAGGTGGAAGCCATCGGGCGCTCGCAGGCTGTGATCGAATTTAATCTCGACGGGACGATCGTCAAGGCCAACGACAATTTCCTGACGGCCATGGGATATCGGTTGGACGAGATCGCGGGGAAACACCACCGCATCTTCGTCGATGCCGCCTATGCCGGCAGCCCCGAATATCGGGAGTTCTGGGCCAAGCTGGAGCGGGGTGAGTACCATGCCGGCAAATTCCTTCGGTACAAAAAGGACGGGTCGGAAATCTGGCTGCAAGCGACCTACAATCCGGTCATGGGCCCGGATGGGCGACCGACGAAAGTCATCAAGTTCGCGACCGACATTACCGAACAGATGGCGCAGATGAACCTCCGCCAGGAAGTCGCGAACATGCTGAACATGATCGAGGGCGTCGCGCAGGCCTCGAAAGGCATTTCCGATTCGACCACGCAGCTGGCCTCCTCGGCGCAGCAGCAGAGCGTGCAGAGCCAGGAGGTGGCGGCCGCAGTGGAGGAGATGGCCAGCACCATCGTCGACAACGCCAAAACCAGCACCCGGGCATCCGATGTCGCCTCGGCCAACGGCCAGGCGGCTCGCGAAGGCGCGGACGTCGTCAAGCAGACGATCAACAAGATCCGCGAAATCGCCAACATGGTCGGCGCCACATCGACGATCGTCGAGCAGCTGGGCGCCTCGAGTCAGCAGATCGGCGAGATCGTGCAGGTGATCGACGACATCGCCAATCAAACGAACCTGCTCGCCCTCAACGCGGCCATCGAAGCCGCGCGCGCCGGCGAGCAGGGTAAGGGTTTCGCCGTGGTGGCCGACGAAGTGCGCAAACTCGCGGAGCGCACCACCGGGGCCACCAAGCAGATCGAAGGCATGATCAAGTCGATCCAGTCCCAGACCAAGGAAGCCGTCGTGTCGATGCAAAAGGGCAAGCAGGAAGTCGAATCCGGCATCACGCTGGCCGACCACGCCGGCTCCGCGCTGCAGCAGATCGTCACCGGAACTGGCGATACCGTGGACATGATCGCCCAGATCGCCGCGGCCTCGGAAGAGCAATCGAGCACGAGCGCCCAGATCGCCCACTCGGTCGAGGTGATATCGGCCGTCTCCGGCGAATCCGCCGTCGCCATCGGAAGCATCGCAAATGCGGCGAACGACCTGAGCCGACTCACGGAAGACCTGCGCCAGCAGGTGCTGCGGCTCGATAAGGACGACAAGCAGGATGACAAGAAAAAGGCGCCCGCTGCGCCGGCGAAAAAGAACGCGGGCTACCTGGTCAACTGA
- a CDS encoding lipopolysaccharide biosynthesis protein yields the protein MSFTSRIRTLASETAVYGISTIVGRVINFLLVPLYVTFFDTVDYGVVSLVYAMFTLANHMYQHGMESAYLKFASGQEGRSHIDEVLSTATWSILLVSGALSAVIILSRGFISDLIGIDPRWSYLFFYAIGIQTLDSLTLVPFAELRLQNNAGRFVVLKMINISLNVGLNLFLIIGLKQGIEAVFVSNLAASSISFLMVLPIYAKHLKFRLQPHLWRQLVLFGLPFIPSGLSYALVDRVNVIFVGRMDAEHVRALYESTFDLSALVANSATTDAQYGQFMAGIFSAVWKLGVFMMLIAQMFRFAWQPFFLQHADDDDALPLFARIFSLFTAFSLFVILAITFYIDDLVALPLVGGRPLIPTQFWPALYIVPIALLAYLFQGWYYNFTAGPYIEKKTRYFVICTLSGGVFTLIANALLVPRFGMIAAAWATTAAYAVMAIMLYLFVRRFFPVPYDWRRVLAMVAWATALYILWLAVPMLHHWWTETGLLIVYLAGLIGLRIVTVQSLRQLIPVASSRRK from the coding sequence ATGAGTTTTACTTCCCGGATTCGCACGCTCGCATCCGAAACCGCGGTCTACGGCATCTCTACCATCGTAGGCCGGGTCATCAATTTTCTCCTCGTCCCGCTCTACGTCACGTTTTTCGACACGGTCGATTACGGGGTGGTCTCGCTGGTTTACGCCATGTTCACCCTGGCCAATCACATGTACCAGCACGGGATGGAGTCGGCCTACCTCAAGTTTGCCTCGGGCCAGGAAGGGCGAAGCCACATCGACGAGGTCCTGAGCACCGCCACCTGGTCCATCCTTCTCGTTTCCGGGGCCCTCTCGGCCGTGATCATCCTCTCGCGCGGGTTCATCAGCGACCTGATCGGCATCGACCCGCGCTGGTCGTACCTGTTTTTTTACGCCATCGGCATCCAGACGCTCGACTCGCTCACGCTGGTCCCGTTTGCCGAATTGCGTCTGCAGAACAACGCCGGCCGTTTCGTGGTGCTGAAGATGATCAACATCTCGCTCAACGTGGGGCTCAACCTGTTCCTGATCATCGGCCTCAAGCAGGGCATCGAGGCGGTATTCGTTTCCAACCTGGCCGCGTCGTCGATCAGCTTCCTGATGGTGCTGCCCATCTATGCGAAGCACCTGAAATTCCGGTTGCAGCCGCACCTGTGGCGTCAACTGGTACTTTTCGGTCTCCCGTTCATCCCGAGCGGCCTCAGCTACGCCCTGGTCGACCGCGTCAACGTCATCTTTGTCGGCCGCATGGATGCGGAGCACGTCCGGGCCCTCTACGAATCGACCTTCGACCTGAGCGCGCTCGTCGCCAACAGCGCGACGACCGACGCGCAATACGGCCAGTTCATGGCCGGCATCTTCAGCGCGGTCTGGAAGCTCGGCGTGTTCATGATGCTCATCGCCCAGATGTTCAGGTTTGCCTGGCAACCGTTTTTCCTGCAGCACGCCGACGACGACGACGCGTTGCCGCTTTTTGCGCGGATTTTTTCGCTCTTCACGGCCTTCAGCCTCTTCGTCATCCTGGCGATCACCTTCTATATCGACGACCTGGTGGCGCTGCCGCTGGTGGGAGGGCGGCCGCTCATTCCGACGCAATTCTGGCCGGCGCTCTACATCGTCCCGATCGCGCTCCTGGCCTACCTCTTCCAGGGCTGGTATTATAACTTCACGGCCGGCCCCTACATCGAAAAGAAAACCCGCTACTTCGTCATCTGCACCCTATCCGGCGGCGTCTTCACCCTCATCGCCAACGCCCTCCTCGTCCCGCGCTTCGGGATGATCGCCGCCGCCTGGGCCACCACGGCCGCCTACGCCGTCATGGCCATCATGCTCTATCTCTTCGTGCGCCGCTTTTTCCCCGTGCCGTACGACTGGCGACGCGTTCTCGCGATGGTCGCCTGGGCGACCGCCCTGTACATCCTCTGGCTCGCCGTTCCGATGCTGCATCACTGGTGGACGGAAACCGGCCTGCTCATCGTCTACCTCGCCGGCCTCATCGGGCTCCGCATCGTGACCGTGCAATCCCTCAGGCAGCTCATCCCGGTCGCTTCATCCCGCCGCAAATAG